A genomic region of Nostoc sp. UHCC 0702 contains the following coding sequences:
- a CDS encoding UvrD-helicase domain-containing protein — MSQYKPNLEQQKIINHINGAILVLAPVGSGKTFVLSERVVQAIKSGISAQKILCMTFTNRAAKEMSERLAQVYPDEFRQITIKTFHSLCATMLRVEARQIGLPADFVVYDDTDCKEVIKEVFGYAKDKDVQRVFFDITNCKSKAKSSELSSIYPQDKLFAPLGEYTAERVRRYHEILQQRHALDFADLVFYVRAMFNNQPEIKQRWQERFDFIQVDEVQDTHLSEYEIVRYLVLTSGNIAMIGDLDQTIYEWRGSEPGNVIERFRQEFQPKIYPLTYNHRATQILLKAASSFAESFNQRQTNITPSPNCKPGELIQLYLAKNEFTEAEWIGRQIQKMAKNNQTFAYNRVAVLARTNYRIEKISSVLEKLGIPCITVEEYQFFNRQEVKDALAYLRLILNPFDIGAMRRMLLRPNRGIGLTTIQNVIEEGQSCGFKLTDMLLTQTFVDGDPFSNLIAAYTSGSIVVFDVETTGLEVSKDEVVEIAAIKLVNGTVKAEFHAYIANTVNVGYSEQIHGYSNKFLAANGQPAFKVFHEFFDFAEGGLLVGHNVGFDIKMVTAHASKVGIKVPKFQWADTWDLANRFLEAESYSLETLANRLSLFHSPSHKAIDDARTTVELLEALIPAIEHCAAYRQALVYRYGQEFEGLAEQVESWREASQKLRPVDLLSNLLKESGLYAYYKTDEKRRQNLLKLVTIFQERDNLKLHPNVALRNIVEFTAFAKNLDQISVQDNQVMMVTVHQSKGLEFDTVFLAGAVEGEFPNYLSLGEEKIEEEKRLFYVAMTRAKQRLFISAYLQNSGGYAKAPSQFIDSIAKEYLISI, encoded by the coding sequence ATGTCTCAATACAAGCCTAATTTAGAACAACAAAAAATCATCAATCATATCAATGGAGCTATTCTAGTTCTTGCACCTGTAGGTAGTGGTAAAACTTTTGTTCTTTCCGAGAGAGTTGTGCAGGCTATAAAAAGTGGTATTTCTGCTCAAAAAATTCTCTGCATGACATTTACAAATCGTGCGGCAAAAGAAATGTCTGAGAGATTAGCACAAGTATATCCAGATGAATTTCGCCAAATCACTATCAAAACATTTCATAGCCTCTGCGCTACTATGTTGCGAGTTGAGGCAAGACAAATTGGCTTACCAGCAGATTTTGTAGTTTATGATGATACTGATTGTAAAGAGGTAATAAAAGAAGTTTTTGGTTATGCAAAAGACAAAGATGTTCAAAGAGTTTTCTTTGATATTACTAATTGTAAAAGCAAAGCTAAATCTTCTGAATTATCTTCTATTTATCCACAGGATAAACTGTTTGCACCTTTAGGGGAATATACTGCCGAACGAGTTAGACGTTATCATGAGATTTTACAACAACGCCATGCTCTAGATTTTGCAGATCTAGTTTTTTACGTGCGTGCTATGTTCAATAATCAACCAGAAATTAAGCAGCGTTGGCAAGAACGATTTGATTTTATCCAGGTAGACGAAGTACAAGATACCCATTTATCAGAGTATGAAATTGTTCGTTATCTGGTATTAACTAGTGGAAATATAGCCATGATTGGCGATTTAGACCAAACTATTTATGAATGGCGAGGTTCTGAACCAGGTAATGTCATAGAGCGATTTCGTCAAGAATTTCAACCAAAAATATATCCTCTGACTTATAATCATCGAGCTACCCAAATATTACTAAAAGCTGCTTCTAGTTTCGCAGAATCTTTCAACCAAAGACAAACAAATATTACTCCCTCTCCTAATTGTAAACCTGGAGAATTAATTCAACTTTATTTAGCGAAAAATGAATTTACAGAAGCAGAATGGATTGGCAGACAAATTCAAAAAATGGCAAAAAATAACCAAACCTTTGCTTATAACCGAGTAGCAGTTTTGGCACGCACTAATTATCGAATAGAAAAAATAAGCAGTGTCCTAGAAAAGCTGGGTATCCCCTGTATAACCGTAGAAGAGTACCAATTTTTTAACCGTCAGGAAGTTAAGGATGCGCTGGCTTACCTGCGGCTAATATTAAATCCTTTTGATATAGGTGCAATGCGGCGGATGTTGCTGCGTCCTAACCGTGGGATTGGTCTTACAACTATTCAGAATGTAATAGAAGAAGGACAAAGTTGTGGGTTCAAACTCACGGATATGTTATTAACACAAACCTTCGTTGATGGAGACCCATTTAGTAACCTCATTGCTGCTTACACATCGGGTTCAATAGTTGTTTTCGATGTGGAAACAACTGGACTAGAAGTTAGTAAGGATGAAGTAGTAGAAATTGCAGCGATAAAGTTGGTAAATGGCACAGTAAAAGCAGAATTTCATGCATATATTGCTAACACGGTAAATGTAGGATATTCAGAGCAAATACATGGCTATAGTAATAAGTTTCTGGCTGCAAATGGTCAACCTGCTTTTAAGGTGTTCCATGAGTTTTTTGACTTTGCTGAGGGTGGGTTGTTAGTAGGACATAATGTTGGTTTTGACATCAAAATGGTAACGGCTCATGCTAGTAAAGTAGGAATTAAAGTTCCTAAATTCCAATGGGCAGATACCTGGGATTTAGCGAACCGCTTTCTGGAGGCAGAAAGCTATAGCTTGGAAACTTTAGCAAATAGGTTAAGTCTTTTTCACTCACCCAGTCATAAAGCTATTGATGATGCCCGTACAACAGTAGAATTATTAGAGGCTTTAATTCCTGCTATAGAACATTGCGCCGCCTATCGCCAAGCTTTAGTTTATCGGTATGGACAAGAGTTTGAAGGGTTGGCCGAACAAGTAGAATCTTGGAGAGAAGCCAGTCAAAAATTACGACCTGTTGATTTACTAAGCAATTTATTAAAAGAGTCGGGACTATACGCCTATTATAAAACTGATGAAAAGCGCCGGCAAAATCTTTTAAAGTTAGTTACAATTTTCCAAGAACGAGATAATTTAAAACTCCATCCAAATGTAGCGCTTCGCAATATTGTTGAATTTACTGCTTTTGCGAAAAACCTTGACCAGATTTCTGTACAAGACAATCAAGTCATGATGGTTACAGTTCACCAGTCGAAAGGTTTAGAATTTGATACAGTTTTTCTTGCTGGTGCTGTGGAAGGTGAATTTCCAAATTATTTAAGCCTGGGAGAAGAGAAGATTGAAGAAGAAAAACGCCTATTCTATGTGGCAATGACTAGAGCAAAACAGCGATTGTTTATCTCTGCATATTTACAAAACTCTGGAGGCTATGCAAAAGCACCAAGTCAGTTTATTGATTCCATTGCAAAAGAATATTTGATATCGATCTGA
- a CDS encoding NAD(P)/FAD-dependent oxidoreductase, with translation MKQTDVVVIGSGIGGLSCAAVLARYGFDVIVCESHSIPGGAAHAFERNGFKFDSGPSLYSGLSYSPSANPLRQVLDAIGSDLKCVTYNTWGCRLPEGDFDTSVGAEQFCEVLTKLRGENAVAQWQQLQQVMEPLARAAIAIPPAALRFDIGAAITVSRFAPSLAKHTANIRKLTGPFSRIMDGVVEDPFIHNWLNMLCFLLSGLPADGTNAAEVAFMFADWYKPGVVLDYPVGGSGALVNALLQGLEKHGGQLILNAHVEQVLVEGKRAVGVRLRDGQEIRARKAVVSNTSVWDMLKLLPQETLPKRFRTRRQATPECDSFMHLHLGIDAQGLQSDLACHYIVVNDWEIGITAPQNLVLVSIPSLLDSSLAPPGKHVIHVYTPGNEPYALWQGMDRKSLEYEQQKRSRAEVMWQALERIIPDIRSRCEVTLVGTPLTHERFLRRHRGSYGPAIQAGVGLFPGPSTPIAGLMCCGDSTFPGIGLPAVAASGMIVANTLAPVQKHLEMLKDIT, from the coding sequence GTGAAACAGACAGATGTAGTCGTAATTGGTAGCGGTATTGGTGGTTTAAGTTGTGCGGCTGTTTTGGCACGCTATGGCTTTGATGTGATAGTTTGCGAGAGCCACTCTATCCCTGGTGGGGCGGCGCACGCTTTTGAACGTAATGGATTTAAGTTCGATTCCGGGCCATCACTCTACTCTGGATTATCTTACAGTCCATCTGCTAACCCCCTGCGACAAGTGCTAGACGCAATTGGTTCTGATCTCAAGTGTGTGACATACAATACTTGGGGTTGCCGCTTACCTGAAGGTGATTTTGATACCTCTGTTGGTGCAGAGCAATTTTGTGAAGTGTTAACGAAATTGCGTGGTGAAAATGCGGTAGCGCAATGGCAGCAATTACAACAAGTGATGGAACCATTGGCGCGTGCTGCGATCGCTATTCCGCCAGCAGCTTTACGCTTTGATATAGGTGCAGCTATCACTGTCAGCCGATTTGCCCCCTCTCTGGCTAAACATACGGCAAATATCCGCAAGCTGACAGGGCCTTTTTCCCGCATCATGGACGGTGTGGTTGAAGACCCATTTATTCACAACTGGCTGAACATGTTGTGTTTTCTCCTCTCTGGACTCCCGGCTGATGGAACGAATGCCGCAGAGGTAGCATTTATGTTTGCAGATTGGTACAAGCCAGGGGTGGTGCTTGACTATCCAGTTGGCGGTAGTGGTGCTTTAGTTAACGCTTTGTTGCAAGGATTAGAGAAACATGGCGGTCAGCTAATACTTAACGCTCATGTAGAGCAAGTGCTTGTAGAAGGCAAGCGGGCTGTAGGTGTGCGTCTACGTGATGGTCAGGAAATTCGGGCGCGTAAAGCAGTTGTATCTAATACCTCGGTTTGGGATATGCTGAAGTTGCTGCCCCAAGAAACTTTACCAAAACGGTTTCGTACTAGAAGGCAGGCGACACCTGAATGTGATAGTTTTATGCATCTTCATTTAGGCATCGATGCCCAAGGCTTGCAGTCAGACTTAGCGTGTCACTACATCGTGGTCAACGATTGGGAAATAGGCATCACAGCACCGCAAAATCTCGTGTTGGTGTCGATTCCGTCGCTTTTAGATTCATCCCTAGCACCACCAGGCAAGCATGTAATTCACGTCTATACTCCTGGTAATGAACCGTATGCGCTTTGGCAAGGAATGGATAGAAAAAGCCTGGAGTATGAGCAACAAAAGCGATCGCGTGCAGAGGTCATGTGGCAAGCCCTAGAGCGGATCATACCCGATATTCGCTCGCGTTGCGAAGTGACGCTAGTTGGCACACCGCTAACCCATGAGCGTTTTCTGCGCCGTCACCGAGGTTCTTACGGCCCGGCAATTCAGGCAGGAGTCGGTTTGTTTCCTGGCCCTAGCACACCAATAGCAGGATTAATGTGTTGTGGAGATTCCACATTTCCCGGTATAGGTTTACCTGCTGTTGCCGCTAGCGGGATGATTGTTGCCAACACCCTCGCTCCTGTTCAAAAGCATTTAGAAATGCTCAAAGATATTACTTAA
- the topA gene encoding type I DNA topoisomerase, whose product MPKRLLVVESPGKVKKLSQILGSDWKVLASCGHIRELSDQGEDSLGFSIEGNSIRCNYIPRDQRAKETIGQLKAAVKQVDEVVLATDPDREGETIAWHLKEVLGLREPKRVVYTEITASAVRNAIANPRKLDLNLIGAGLCRDCLDKLVGYKGSPLVWALNNGAKSVGRVQSATLHLICQREREIQAFVPQDYWSVWVDYAQGFRALYKGTSDGANSAPEPETETNDDAASSTAQIPESKRVLSEKEATRLVEQARQYPHQVIQVEGKVVNRQPPPAFITSTLQQAAGSKLRFTPDKTMLLAQKLYEAGLITYMRTDSVMLSPEFLKSARQWLEQNDPQNVPEKIASHRSSKTAQEAHEAIRPTDVFRPSAQLREELPPDEFNLYVMIWKRAIASVCRAAILRKTQIITQSGNLLWKATGQVIEFYGYARYWNNLSKDTVLPTLQQGQALTVENAAHEQKQTQPPPRYSEPKLVQLMERVGIGRPSTYAPTVATLKKRDYVQLLKGNLQPTALGLEVDEFLQKALPDLLEAEFTAKMESALDAIALGKQSWQQYLTGWNQDYFVPALSKAKTLVVDARNPSATTERKFSSSKTRCPQCNNFLSKIPSSKVKKKYFLKCTSGCTNVVLFWSDNSKMWEVPRTKASVGENQQKPQPLLTSYSCPVCKKPLEEYSYIKDGQSKTMLRCSQPQSRQDKKHKDVAYFSTQKGWWSPKFGELSKQPER is encoded by the coding sequence ATGCCAAAACGCCTACTAGTGGTTGAATCACCAGGAAAAGTCAAAAAACTCAGCCAAATTCTGGGTAGTGATTGGAAAGTTCTGGCTAGCTGTGGTCACATCCGAGAACTGAGTGATCAAGGAGAAGATTCACTAGGTTTTAGTATAGAAGGCAACAGTATACGGTGTAATTATATCCCTCGTGATCAACGAGCAAAAGAGACAATTGGACAGCTCAAAGCCGCAGTCAAGCAGGTTGATGAAGTAGTTTTAGCAACAGACCCAGATAGGGAGGGAGAAACGATCGCTTGGCATTTAAAAGAAGTGCTGGGGTTAAGAGAGCCAAAGCGAGTAGTATACACAGAAATTACAGCATCGGCGGTGAGGAATGCGATCGCTAATCCCAGAAAGTTAGATTTAAATTTGATTGGTGCAGGATTATGTCGGGATTGCCTGGACAAGCTGGTAGGTTACAAAGGCAGCCCGTTAGTCTGGGCATTGAACAATGGGGCGAAGAGTGTAGGTAGAGTGCAAAGTGCTACATTACACCTGATTTGCCAGCGAGAGAGAGAAATTCAAGCTTTTGTGCCTCAGGACTACTGGAGTGTTTGGGTGGATTATGCCCAAGGGTTTCGAGCTTTGTATAAAGGGACATCTGATGGAGCAAACTCTGCCCCAGAGCCAGAAACCGAAACTAATGATGATGCCGCAAGTTCCACTGCACAAATACCAGAATCAAAGCGAGTTTTATCAGAAAAAGAAGCAACACGCCTAGTAGAACAAGCGCGGCAGTATCCACATCAGGTAATTCAAGTGGAGGGTAAAGTAGTTAACCGTCAACCACCACCAGCGTTTATTACCTCAACACTGCAACAAGCAGCGGGTTCCAAGTTAAGATTTACACCAGATAAAACCATGCTCCTTGCCCAAAAGTTGTATGAGGCAGGGCTAATCACATATATGCGAACTGACTCAGTAATGTTGAGTCCTGAGTTTTTGAAGAGTGCGCGTCAATGGTTAGAGCAGAATGATCCGCAAAATGTACCAGAAAAAATCGCCAGTCATCGCAGCAGCAAGACGGCTCAAGAAGCCCATGAAGCGATTCGTCCCACAGATGTATTTCGTCCAAGTGCCCAGTTACGGGAGGAACTGCCACCTGATGAATTCAACTTGTACGTCATGATTTGGAAACGAGCGATCGCTTCGGTATGCCGTGCTGCTATCCTACGTAAAACCCAAATCATAACTCAGTCTGGTAATTTGCTATGGAAAGCTACAGGACAGGTAATTGAATTTTATGGTTATGCACGGTATTGGAATAATCTGAGTAAGGATACAGTTTTACCCACATTGCAGCAGGGACAGGCTCTAACTGTGGAAAATGCGGCACATGAGCAGAAGCAGACACAACCGCCGCCACGTTACAGTGAACCGAAACTGGTGCAACTAATGGAACGCGTGGGTATCGGTCGCCCCAGTACCTATGCTCCGACTGTCGCCACCCTCAAAAAACGGGATTATGTGCAGCTGTTAAAGGGGAACTTACAGCCGACAGCACTGGGGTTAGAAGTGGATGAGTTTTTGCAGAAGGCTTTACCCGATTTACTGGAGGCAGAATTTACAGCTAAGATGGAGTCTGCCCTAGATGCGATCGCTCTGGGAAAACAATCTTGGCAGCAATATCTAACTGGCTGGAATCAAGATTACTTTGTACCAGCCTTATCAAAAGCTAAAACTTTGGTAGTAGATGCCAGAAATCCGTCTGCTACAACAGAGCGCAAATTTTCAAGTTCTAAAACTCGCTGCCCACAGTGTAATAACTTTCTCTCCAAAATACCTAGCAGCAAAGTCAAGAAAAAATATTTCCTCAAATGCACAAGTGGTTGCACCAATGTAGTGCTGTTTTGGAGCGACAATAGCAAAATGTGGGAAGTACCTCGAACTAAAGCATCTGTTGGTGAAAATCAACAAAAGCCACAACCATTGTTAACTTCATATTCCTGCCCAGTGTGTAAAAAACCATTGGAAGAGTACAGCTACATCAAAGACGGGCAGAGTAAAACTATGCTTCGGTGTTCTCAACCCCAATCTCGCCAGGATAAGAAACATAAAGATGTGGCTTATTTCAGCACACAAAAAGGGTGGTGGAGTCCAAAGTTTGGTGAGTTGAGTAAACAGCCAGAGCGCTAA
- a CDS encoding transposase: MLVFEAKLEATNEQYGKLDEAIRTARFVRNSCVRYWMDNRDIGRYELSAYCAVLAKEFKWANNLNSMARQASAERAWSAISRFYDNCKKNKLGKKAYPRFKKEQTHACVEYKTSGWRLSADKRYITFSDGFKAGTFKMWGTRDLHFYQLKQFKRVRVVRRADGYYVQFCVDQERLEKREPTLKTIGIDVGLNHFYTDSDGQTVANPRDLRKSENSLKRLHRRLSKTKKGSKNRAKFRNKLARKHLKVSRQRKDFAVKTARCVVQSNDLVAYEDLKVRNMLRNRHLAKSISDAAWTQFRSWVEYFGRVFGVVTVAVPPHYTSQNCSNCGRVVKKTLSTRTHTCLHCGHVQDRDHNAARNILEKGLSTVGHIGTNASGENDLCLGEETPLSKPTRGKRKPKEQSLESPAILGTPS; the protein is encoded by the coding sequence ATGCTGGTATTTGAGGCAAAATTGGAAGCAACAAACGAGCAGTATGGAAAGCTGGATGAGGCTATCCGTACTGCTCGTTTTGTTCGGAACAGTTGCGTCAGATACTGGATGGACAACCGCGATATTGGCAGATATGAGTTGAGCGCTTATTGTGCTGTTCTTGCTAAAGAGTTTAAATGGGCGAACAATCTCAACTCTATGGCAAGACAAGCTAGCGCTGAAAGAGCATGGTCTGCCATATCTCGTTTTTATGACAACTGCAAGAAGAATAAACTTGGGAAGAAAGCATATCCACGATTTAAGAAAGAACAGACACATGCTTGTGTAGAGTACAAGACCAGTGGCTGGCGACTTTCTGCCGATAAACGGTATATCACTTTTTCTGATGGCTTTAAGGCAGGAACCTTCAAAATGTGGGGAACTCGCGACTTGCACTTCTACCAGTTGAAACAGTTTAAGCGAGTGCGGGTTGTCCGTCGAGCAGATGGGTACTATGTACAGTTTTGTGTTGATCAGGAACGTTTGGAGAAACGGGAGCCAACACTTAAAACCATTGGTATTGATGTCGGATTGAACCACTTTTACACCGATTCTGACGGGCAGACTGTTGCAAATCCGCGTGACCTCCGCAAGTCCGAAAATTCTTTGAAACGACTGCACCGTCGCTTGTCCAAGACTAAAAAGGGTTCCAAAAATAGAGCTAAGTTTAGAAATAAACTTGCACGAAAGCACCTTAAGGTAAGTAGGCAACGTAAAGACTTTGCTGTGAAGACGGCAAGGTGCGTAGTCCAGTCTAACGACTTGGTAGCTTATGAAGACTTGAAGGTGCGAAATATGCTGAGGAATAGACACCTCGCCAAATCGATTTCTGATGCAGCGTGGACTCAGTTCCGTTCTTGGGTTGAGTATTTTGGGAGAGTGTTTGGTGTGGTCACGGTTGCTGTGCCACCCCACTACACCAGTCAAAATTGCTCTAATTGTGGTCGTGTTGTTAAGAAAACTCTTAGCACCAGGACGCATACCTGCTTGCATTGTGGGCATGTCCAAGACAGAGATCATAATGCTGCACGAAACATACTCGAAAAGGGATTAAGTACGGTGGGTCACATCGGAACTAACGCCTCTGGAGAGAACGACCTCTGCTTAGGTGAGGAAACTCCTCTTAGTAAGCCGACTCGTGGAAAGAGGAAACCCAAGGAGCAATCTTTGGAATCCCCCGCTATACTCGGTACTCCGAGTTAG
- the mgtA gene encoding magnesium-translocating P-type ATPase — MHSTTSGLSRQDAKQRLSEFGANSLKQTHKSSAWMLLLNQFKSPIILILIFAAVLSIFLKDAADAIIILTIVFISGLLGFWQEQGASNAVEKLLALVQVKATVLRDGQSQEIPNEEVVRGDIVLLSAGKNIPGDCLVLESKDLSVNEAALTGETYPVDKLSGVLPAETGLSQRTNSLYQGTNVISGTAKAVVVHTGKETEFGKVSERLKLRPSETEFERGLSKFGYFLMEVTLILVVLIFVANVYLHRPVLESFLFSLALAVGLTPQLLPAIVSVNLARGAKKMAKKQVIVKRLPAIENFGSMNVFCTDKTGTLTEGEVKIHSAVDVEGKESDRVLLYAYLNAASESGYINPIDAAIREYKTFDISGYQKLDEVPYDFNRKRLSILFKKESTHLIITKGALKNILDVCSTVEIGEGKAIAIADQRQKLHQQAEELGSKGFRALGVAYRDFNQDSFSKDDETNMTFLGYLALFDPPKAGIADTLKELQLLGITPKMITGDSKAVAMSIIQQVGLPQAKALTGSELEKLSDEALMHRVQDTNVFAEVEPNQKERIIIALKKAGNVVGYLGDGINDASALHAADVGISVESAVDVAKEAADIVLMAKDLNVLIEGVKEGRVTFANTLKYVFMATSANFGNMFSMAGISLFLPFLPLLPSQILLTNLLTDFPELTIATDRVDKELVNKPRRMDIKFIRNFMIVFGLLSSIFDYLTFGALLLLLHAQPQQFRTGWFLESVISASLVVLVVRTRQSIFNSKPGKYLLMATLATIGVTIIIPWTPLATLLGFQPLPLNFVLVLGAIVLFYVTTAENVKRVFYSHVKF, encoded by the coding sequence ATGCACTCCACAACCTCCGGGTTAAGCCGTCAAGATGCCAAACAACGCCTGAGTGAGTTCGGCGCAAATAGCCTCAAACAAACACACAAATCGAGCGCATGGATGCTGTTGCTCAATCAGTTCAAGAGTCCGATTATCTTGATTCTGATTTTTGCGGCGGTGCTATCGATTTTTCTGAAAGATGCGGCAGATGCCATAATCATTTTGACGATTGTCTTCATCAGTGGGCTATTAGGATTTTGGCAAGAGCAAGGAGCCTCAAACGCCGTCGAAAAATTATTGGCATTAGTGCAAGTTAAAGCAACTGTTTTGAGAGATGGTCAATCTCAAGAAATCCCCAATGAGGAAGTAGTCAGGGGTGACATTGTGTTGCTGAGTGCAGGTAAAAATATTCCGGGCGACTGTCTAGTTTTAGAGTCGAAAGATTTATCGGTGAATGAAGCAGCACTGACAGGAGAAACCTATCCAGTTGACAAGCTAAGTGGCGTATTGCCGGCTGAAACTGGACTGAGCCAACGCACCAATTCCCTCTATCAGGGAACTAATGTTATTAGTGGAACGGCAAAAGCAGTAGTCGTTCATACTGGAAAAGAAACTGAATTCGGCAAAGTATCGGAACGCCTGAAACTCAGACCGAGCGAAACCGAATTTGAAAGGGGATTGAGCAAGTTTGGCTACTTTCTGATGGAAGTAACGCTAATTTTGGTAGTGCTAATTTTTGTCGCTAACGTCTACCTCCATCGCCCAGTACTGGAATCCTTTCTGTTTTCTCTGGCGTTGGCGGTGGGTTTGACTCCTCAATTGTTACCTGCGATCGTCAGCGTTAATTTGGCTCGTGGTGCTAAGAAAATGGCGAAAAAGCAGGTGATCGTGAAGCGCTTACCCGCGATCGAAAACTTTGGCAGTATGAATGTGTTTTGCACCGATAAGACGGGTACGCTGACGGAAGGAGAGGTGAAAATTCACTCTGCGGTTGATGTGGAAGGGAAAGAAAGCGATCGCGTTCTACTTTATGCTTATTTGAATGCCGCATCTGAGTCGGGTTATATTAATCCCATCGATGCAGCAATTCGTGAATACAAAACATTCGATATTTCTGGCTATCAAAAGCTAGATGAAGTGCCTTATGACTTTAACCGCAAACGTCTAAGCATCCTGTTTAAGAAAGAGAGTACGCATCTGATTATCACTAAAGGCGCACTAAAAAATATTCTGGATGTTTGCTCAACCGTTGAGATTGGTGAGGGGAAAGCGATCGCTATTGCAGATCAGCGACAAAAACTTCATCAACAGGCTGAAGAATTGGGCAGTAAGGGATTTAGAGCCTTGGGTGTGGCTTATCGTGATTTTAATCAAGATTCTTTCAGCAAAGACGATGAAACGAACATGACATTTCTCGGCTACCTCGCTCTCTTTGATCCGCCAAAAGCTGGCATCGCTGACACCCTCAAAGAGTTGCAACTGCTGGGAATCACCCCGAAGATGATTACCGGAGATAGCAAGGCAGTTGCAATGAGTATTATTCAGCAGGTAGGACTGCCCCAAGCAAAGGCGTTGACAGGCTCGGAACTAGAAAAACTCAGTGATGAAGCCTTGATGCATCGAGTACAAGATACAAATGTCTTTGCCGAGGTAGAGCCAAACCAAAAAGAGCGCATCATTATCGCCCTCAAAAAAGCGGGGAATGTAGTTGGATATTTGGGAGACGGCATTAACGATGCCTCTGCGCTTCATGCTGCTGATGTCGGCATCTCAGTCGAGAGCGCAGTTGATGTCGCTAAGGAAGCTGCTGATATTGTGTTGATGGCAAAGGATTTAAATGTCCTCATCGAAGGCGTAAAGGAAGGACGGGTGACGTTTGCCAACACTTTAAAGTATGTATTTATGGCAACTAGCGCCAATTTTGGCAATATGTTTAGTATGGCAGGAATTTCTCTGTTTCTGCCCTTTTTGCCGCTGTTACCCAGTCAGATTTTGCTGACGAACCTCCTAACCGATTTCCCGGAATTGACGATCGCAACAGATCGCGTAGACAAAGAATTAGTCAACAAACCTCGCCGGATGGATATCAAGTTTATCCGCAACTTCATGATTGTGTTTGGTTTGTTGAGTTCAATATTTGATTACCTCACCTTTGGGGCACTGCTGTTGCTGCTGCACGCTCAACCACAACAGTTTAGAACAGGCTGGTTTTTGGAATCTGTAATCTCTGCATCGCTGGTTGTGCTGGTCGTTCGTACCCGCCAATCCATTTTCAACAGTAAGCCGGGAAAATACTTGTTAATGGCAACGCTGGCGACCATTGGAGTGACAATAATCATTCCCTGGACACCGTTGGCAACTTTACTCGGATTTCAACCGTTGCCGTTGAATTTTGTGCTGGTTCTGGGAGCGATCGTGTTGTTCTACGTGACTACGGCTGAGAATGTAAAACGAGTGTTTTACAGCCACGTCAAATTTTAG
- a CDS encoding DnaJ domain-containing protein translates to MPTATDFKDYYAILGVSKTATPEEIKRTYRKLARKYHPDLNPGDNDAETKFKELNEANEVLSDPEKRQKYDRFGQHWNNPGYTEAPPPSGTNVGTTDFNQYGDFDSFINDLLGRSRRKTSTGGFDDFNGGFRSQAPAPDTEAAIALTFSEAFHGVQKRLQLDEETINVRIPAGAKPGSRIRLKGKGRPSPFSQQRGDLYLTIEVLTHPFYRFEGDNLVCDIPIRPDEAVLGAEISVPTPDGSVMMKIPKGVRSGQSLRLRGKGWTLPKGGRGDLFAKLQIVTPQDLSAIEQEYYEKIQANTSFNPRTQLEEIKL, encoded by the coding sequence ATGCCAACTGCAACAGACTTTAAAGACTACTATGCCATTTTGGGAGTAAGCAAAACCGCAACCCCTGAAGAAATCAAACGGACTTACCGCAAGCTTGCCCGTAAGTACCATCCTGACCTGAATCCTGGAGACAATGACGCAGAAACAAAGTTCAAAGAATTGAACGAAGCGAATGAAGTACTCTCCGATCCAGAGAAGCGGCAAAAGTACGATCGCTTTGGTCAGCACTGGAATAATCCTGGTTACACTGAAGCGCCGCCACCCAGCGGAACTAATGTTGGTACAACCGACTTCAATCAGTATGGCGATTTTGATTCGTTTATCAACGATTTGCTGGGTCGATCGAGACGTAAAACCTCCACTGGAGGCTTTGATGATTTTAATGGGGGATTTCGTTCTCAAGCTCCTGCACCGGATACTGAAGCTGCGATCGCACTCACATTTTCTGAAGCATTTCACGGTGTCCAAAAACGGCTGCAACTCGACGAGGAAACAATCAACGTCCGCATTCCCGCAGGTGCAAAACCAGGCAGTCGAATTCGGCTCAAGGGTAAAGGTCGTCCTAGTCCGTTCTCTCAACAGCGCGGCGATTTATATCTAACTATCGAAGTTTTAACCCATCCCTTTTATCGATTTGAGGGCGATAACCTCGTTTGTGACATTCCCATTCGCCCCGATGAAGCGGTTTTAGGGGCAGAAATCAGCGTACCCACCCCCGATGGTAGCGTGATGATGAAAATTCCTAAAGGAGTGCGATCGGGGCAATCGCTGAGGCTGCGCGGTAAAGGCTGGACATTGCCAAAAGGGGGACGAGGTGATTTATTTGCCAAACTTCAGATTGTCACGCCGCAAGACCTAAGTGCGATCGAGCAAGAATACTACGAAAAAATCCAGGCAAACACTAGCTTTAACCCACGTACCCAATTAGAGGAGATAAAATTATGA